In Euphorbia lathyris chromosome 10, ddEupLath1.1, whole genome shotgun sequence, a single genomic region encodes these proteins:
- the LOC136209115 gene encoding protein STRICTOSIDINE SYNTHASE-LIKE 6-like: MPSTSNNTSWPFFPIFILASVLVSIIIYQLDSFDPAHYPNHELTQPLPVPATKNGRMLQGSEFVGQGKLLGPEDILYDNELGVIYTGTSDGWIKRVTVNESVSDSVVTDWVNTGGRPLGLAMDTDNNGVIVADAHKGLLKISKDGSIEVLTEEAEGKKLMFTDGVEVAKDGKIYFTDASYKYGIEDFMWDILEGRPHGRLLSFDPITKITKVLVDQLYFSNGITISPDQDYLVFCETPMRRCRKYYIEGEKKGRLENFIELPAVPDNIHYDGNGHFVIASATEITTFWKLALKYPIVRKIAGMALKLAGPSILVGQKNGGIFIADLDGILISQYTDPQLQQITSGFTIGKYLYCGSFYLPYIIRLDLHKFSAH; this comes from the exons ATGCCTTCAACTTCAAACAACACCTCTTGGCCTTTCTTCCCCATATTTATCTTAGCTTCTGTTTTAGTTTCAATAATCATATATCAACTCGACTCGTTCGACCCGGCTCACTATCCCAATCATGAGTTGACTCAGCCTTTACCGGTTCCGGCAACTAAGAATGGCCGTATGCTTCAAGGATCGGAGTTTGTGGGTCAGGGGAAGTTGCTTGGACCGGAGGATATTTTGTATGATAACGAGTTGGGAGTCATCTACACGGGTACCTCGGATGGGTGGATTAAGCGAGTTACGGTGAATGAGTCGGTTTCAGACTCGGTGGTCACCGACTGGGTTAATACTGGTGGTAGACCCCTTGGACTCGCTATGGATACTGATAATAATGGAGTCATTGTTGCTGATGCTCATAAg GGATTGCTGAAGATAAGCAAAGATGGGTCAATAGAGGTGCTAACAGAAGAAGCAGAAGGTAAAAAGTTAATGTTTACAGATGGAGTGGAAGTAGCAAAAGATGGTAAAATATATTTCACAGATGCTTCTTATAAGTATGGTATTGAAGATTTCATGTGGGACATTTTGGAAGGAAGGCCTCATGGTAGATTATTGagctttgatcctataactaaAATCACTAAAGTTTTGGTTGATCAACTCTATTTTTCAAATGGGATTACAATTTCTCCTGATCAAGATTATCTTGTCTTCTGTGAAACACCCAT GAGAAGGTGTAGAAAATATTACATAGAAGGTGAAAAAAAGGGAAGGCTAGAAAACTTCATTGAGCTGCCGGCAGTACCAGATAACATCCATTATGATGGAAATGGCCACTTCGTAATTGCATCAGCCACT GAAATTACAACATTTTGGAAATTAGCATTGAAGTATCCAATTGTGAGGAAAATAGCAGGAATGGCATTGAAATTGGCAGGACCTTCAATATTGGTAGGACAGAAGAATGGAGGTATTTTCATAGCAGATTTGGatggaattttgatttctcaGTACACTGATCCTCAATTGCAACAAATTACAAGTGGTTTTACGATCGGAAAATACCTATATTGTGGTTCCTTCTATCTTCCATATATAATTCGTCTCGATCTTCACAAATTCTCCGCACATTAA